One part of the Janthinobacterium sp. 17J80-10 genome encodes these proteins:
- a CDS encoding DsbA family protein codes for MATNLIFIADPMCSWCYGFAPELDALQQGLPEVPVEIVLGGLRTQQQPLDADGRQLIHTHWEQVQAATGLTFSSTALDTEGFIYDTEPACRAVVTARGIAAQTSLPVFHAIQQAFYAEGRDVTQAAILAEVAAQAMSNAGHAIDAGQFQEIWSSAAMVDATQADFALTRNWDVQGFPTLVLERGRDLDLVTSGFVTMPVLVERLEELVEQQAAA; via the coding sequence ATGGCCACCAACCTCATTTTCATCGCCGACCCCATGTGTTCGTGGTGCTATGGCTTTGCGCCGGAACTGGATGCATTGCAGCAAGGCTTGCCGGAAGTCCCGGTAGAAATCGTGCTTGGGGGCTTGCGCACGCAGCAGCAGCCGCTCGATGCTGACGGCCGCCAACTGATTCATACCCACTGGGAGCAGGTACAAGCTGCCACCGGCCTGACTTTTTCCAGCACGGCGCTCGACACTGAGGGGTTCATCTACGACACCGAACCTGCCTGCCGCGCGGTTGTAACGGCGCGCGGGATTGCGGCGCAAACCAGCCTGCCGGTGTTTCACGCGATTCAGCAAGCCTTCTATGCTGAAGGACGCGACGTAACACAAGCTGCCATTCTGGCGGAAGTCGCCGCGCAAGCCATGAGCAACGCGGGCCATGCAATCGATGCGGGGCAATTTCAGGAAATCTGGAGCAGCGCCGCCATGGTGGATGCGACCCAGGCCGACTTCGCCCTCACGCGGAATTGGGATGTGCAAGGCTTTCCCACCCTCGTGCTGGAACGCGGCCGCGATCTCGACCTCGTGACATCAGGATTTGTCACCATGCCCGTCCTCGTCGAACGTCTCGAGGAATTGGTCGAACAGCAGGCTGCAGCCTAG
- a CDS encoding neutral zinc metallopeptidase, giving the protein MKWEGNRESDNVEDRRGGGGFGGRSIGLGTIAIALVASYFFGINPLTVIDMMSGGGQVAPVQQDPSAPPANDAESRFVRTVLADTEDTWTTLFKQGGASYAPPTLVLFAGRTPTACGTGQSASGPFYCPADQKVYIDLSFFQVMRERFQVDSEFAQAYVIAHEIGHHIQHLTGVDEQARRAQSRMSQAQANAVSVRVELQADCYAGVWAHHADRARGIIEQGDVEGALRAATAIGDDALQRQSQGHVVPDSFTHGSSAQRQRWFSIGLKSGQLEECDTFKAAQL; this is encoded by the coding sequence ATGAAATGGGAAGGCAACCGGGAAAGCGACAATGTCGAAGACCGACGCGGCGGTGGTGGATTCGGCGGGCGCTCGATTGGCCTGGGGACAATCGCCATTGCGCTGGTTGCCTCCTATTTCTTTGGTATCAATCCGCTCACCGTCATTGACATGATGAGCGGCGGCGGCCAGGTCGCCCCGGTGCAGCAAGACCCTTCCGCCCCGCCCGCCAATGATGCGGAATCACGCTTCGTGCGCACCGTGTTGGCCGATACCGAAGATACCTGGACCACCTTGTTCAAGCAGGGCGGCGCCAGCTATGCGCCGCCCACGCTGGTCTTGTTTGCCGGCCGCACGCCAACGGCCTGCGGTACCGGCCAATCCGCCAGCGGCCCGTTCTACTGCCCGGCCGACCAGAAGGTCTACATCGATCTCAGTTTTTTCCAGGTCATGCGCGAACGCTTTCAGGTCGACAGCGAATTCGCCCAGGCCTATGTCATTGCGCATGAAATCGGCCACCATATCCAGCACCTGACCGGGGTCGACGAACAGGCGCGTCGCGCGCAAAGCCGCATGTCCCAGGCCCAGGCCAACGCCGTCTCGGTACGTGTCGAGCTCCAGGCCGATTGTTATGCCGGGGTCTGGGCCCATCATGCAGACCGCGCCCGCGGCATCATCGAACAAGGCGATGTGGAAGGTGCCTTGCGCGCCGCCACGGCGATCGGCGACGATGCCCTGCAGCGCCAGTCGCAGGGGCACGTAGTGCCTGATTCCTTTACCCATGGCAGCTCTGCGCAACGCCAGCGCTGGTTTTCAATCGGTCTGAAAAGCGGGCAACTGGAGGAGTGCGACACCTTCAAAGCAGCCCAGCTGTAA
- a CDS encoding alpha/beta family hydrolase, whose product MSPPESKELVSIAADGVALEGMLEIPANACGVVLFAHGSGSSRLSPRNNHVATVLRQAGLGTLLLDLLTVAEDRTYDTRFDISLLAHRLATALTWLRQAGGELATLPTGLFGASTGAAAALRVAATLPQWVRAVVSRGGRPDLAGLSTLERVQAPTLLLVGGNDDTVIALNRIAYGHMRCEKQLRIVPDATHLFEEPGTLESVAMQAADWFLHYLAMPKS is encoded by the coding sequence ATGTCGCCACCAGAAAGCAAGGAGTTGGTCAGCATTGCTGCCGATGGCGTGGCCCTGGAAGGCATGCTCGAGATTCCTGCCAATGCATGCGGCGTCGTCTTGTTTGCACACGGCAGCGGCAGCAGTCGCCTGAGCCCGCGCAATAATCATGTTGCCACCGTTTTGCGCCAGGCCGGGCTCGGGACCTTGCTGCTGGATCTTTTGACCGTTGCCGAAGACCGGACCTATGACACCCGCTTCGACATTTCACTGCTGGCCCATCGCCTGGCAACGGCGTTGACATGGCTGCGCCAGGCAGGGGGCGAACTCGCCACCCTCCCGACCGGCTTGTTCGGCGCCAGCACGGGTGCTGCTGCAGCACTGCGTGTCGCCGCGACACTGCCACAGTGGGTAAGGGCGGTCGTCAGCCGCGGCGGCCGGCCTGACCTGGCGGGACTCAGTACGCTGGAACGGGTACAAGCCCCAACGCTTTTGCTCGTGGGCGGCAATGACGATACAGTCATCGCTTTGAACCGGATCGCCTATGGCCACATGCGATGTGAAAAACAATTGCGCATCGTTCCAGATGCTACGCATTTGTTCGAGGAGCCGGGTACCCTGGAAAGCGTGGCAATGCAGGCCGCCGACTGGTTTTTACATTATCTGGCAATGCCGAAATCTTAA
- a CDS encoding GGDEF domain-containing protein yields MESLNTFAEYRHAIGELQLFAGVSDPALPGLLADCAVLRVAAGEVVMNNNTAGGRLYILLRGALRATQPDLEGGPAETAGVCLLPGECVGELSVLDQQAQAATIQALQESDLLVIEAGRLWQLIDHSNGVARNLLHLLSFRIRAVNAQLRRRHRVGEFYRQMSLADGLTGLQNRAWLDQNLPLLIEQARVADNPLSVVMLDIDHFKKFNDEYGHQAGDEVLRVAAKVLTDTLRPRDFPVRYGGEELLVILPNTHGKGAAGVAQRLCDNLRSTVFFSDMHKALPHITASFGVASLAPDQDAGALIASADTALYRAKHAGRNQVALA; encoded by the coding sequence TTGGAATCGTTGAACACCTTTGCCGAATACCGCCATGCCATCGGCGAACTGCAGCTGTTCGCGGGCGTCTCCGATCCGGCCCTGCCAGGCCTTCTGGCCGACTGTGCCGTGCTGCGGGTTGCGGCCGGCGAGGTTGTCATGAACAACAATACTGCCGGGGGGCGGCTATACATCCTGTTGCGCGGCGCCCTGCGCGCCACCCAGCCGGACCTCGAGGGCGGCCCGGCAGAGACCGCCGGGGTATGCCTGCTGCCTGGCGAATGCGTCGGCGAATTGTCGGTCCTGGACCAGCAGGCACAGGCAGCGACGATTCAGGCACTGCAGGAATCCGACCTGCTGGTGATCGAGGCAGGGCGGCTATGGCAATTGATCGACCACTCCAATGGGGTCGCGCGCAACTTGCTGCACCTGCTGTCGTTTCGCATCCGCGCAGTCAATGCCCAATTGCGCCGCCGCCACCGCGTCGGCGAGTTTTATCGGCAGATGTCGCTGGCGGATGGCTTGACCGGCTTGCAAAACCGCGCCTGGCTGGACCAGAACCTGCCCTTGCTGATCGAGCAGGCGCGTGTTGCCGACAATCCCCTTTCCGTGGTCATGCTCGACATCGACCACTTCAAGAAATTCAATGACGAATATGGCCACCAGGCAGGCGACGAAGTCCTGCGCGTGGCGGCCAAGGTCTTGACCGATACGCTGCGGCCACGCGACTTCCCGGTGCGCTACGGCGGCGAAGAATTGCTGGTGATTTTGCCAAACACCCATGGCAAGGGTGCTGCCGGCGTGGCGCAACGCCTGTGTGACAACCTGCGCAGCACTGTTTTTTTCAGCGACATGCACAAGGCGCTGCCGCATATTACCGCGTCCTTCGGCGTGGCCAGCCTGGCGCCGGACCAGGACGCCGGCGCCCTGATCGCCAGTGCCGACACGGCCCTGTACCGCGCCAAGCACGCCGGGCGCAACCAGGTCGCGCTCGCCTAG
- a CDS encoding DUF3617 domain-containing protein — MQAKDTVMRKTVISMLICCTVGSPAAWAAETMKPGLWEMSMKSDAFKNMPKMSAEQMAQMRKMGVNVPQMQDGAMVSRVCITKEMAEREQAPMGRHDRGCQARNFQRSGNAYSSDIVCDGPDMKGTGKVKGTFAGDTGFTSTYDFKGTAHGRPVDNHHESSGKWLAADCGAVKPVTPMQPAK; from the coding sequence ATGCAAGCAAAGGATACCGTCATGCGCAAGACTGTCATTTCGATGTTGATCTGTTGTACCGTGGGCTCCCCTGCGGCTTGGGCTGCTGAAACGATGAAGCCCGGCCTGTGGGAAATGTCGATGAAATCTGACGCATTCAAGAACATGCCGAAAATGTCGGCGGAACAGATGGCGCAAATGCGCAAGATGGGCGTGAATGTGCCGCAAATGCAGGACGGCGCCATGGTGTCCAGAGTGTGCATTACGAAGGAAATGGCCGAGCGCGAGCAGGCGCCGATGGGGCGCCATGATCGCGGTTGCCAGGCAAGGAACTTCCAGCGCAGCGGTAATGCCTACAGCAGCGACATCGTCTGCGATGGCCCCGACATGAAAGGCACGGGCAAGGTCAAGGGCACGTTTGCCGGCGATACCGGCTTTACCTCGACTTACGATTTCAAGGGGACCGCCCATGGCCGGCCAGTCGACAACCACCATGAAAGCAGCGGCAAATGGCTTGCTGCCGATTGCGGCGCCGTCAAACCGGTAACGCCAATGCAACCGGCAAAATAG
- a CDS encoding EAL domain-containing protein, which translates to MKPPSRIISDPLRLALNSGGHVAFHWEITGNSLQVNGELPACFAHVALQGIVKAGALHALIHEEDLPAVKQQWTQLLQGTLAHPESGMQVDLRLQDSKIGWRWVCLSGQVAERDAQGQALQAVGVLTDIMARKAHEERIGRLRDLYAALRQTNQAILHAEDREALFNQICRIAVERGGFQMAMVRLVDPASQELIPIAGHGTKLPQAPIARISIDAEKAEGKGPAGISIREQRPSICNDFLAVGFHDEWIALANNVGFRSVGSFPFRQDDEIIGALLLYAEEKDYFDQELIELLEEMTNEISFALDNFEQQSRRTEVEAALANSEKLKNAILQASLDCIVSFDEAGHIIDFNPAAERTFGHVRADVIGQPLVERLLTPASGEQFEQGMADLLQNSDSPLHKRRIELWAVHAEGMPFPVEVAVAPIALDDRLVFTAYMRDISEWKQSQAILADSEARYRQLIDLSPEAIFVHQHGKFVLLNQACVQLFGASHSGDLLGQSVRPFMHPDYKEISKKRALALPMGELITGQVEEVWLKIDGTPFHAEASGSKFIYLGSPAVQVVMRDISARKLAEALQSAQNEILGMIAGDEALPDILATLTRLIEDQSERGKCAIALLNAARTHLHAVVAPALPRELVESMTGLAVGPCHSSAGTAVFRREPVLAADIATDPLWIMWRDQTLTHGLQACSAWPIFGKNNKVLGALSLYYRDPHLPSAKELQVIEIAANLAGIAIENKETEDRIRYLAHYDEMTALPNRALFNQILNHAMKTAHRRHQKLAVMFVDLDRFKNINDTFGHSAGDQALQEFAERMRGCLRENDTVARMGGDEFYVLIEELVDGQIAAGVAEKILEEASRPFYVDGQECHLSASIGIALYPDDGGDAMALLKNSDIAMYRAKSDGKNAYRFYSASKNMHSVERLALESQLRRAIDNHELELYYQPKVDVFTGRINGVEALVRWHHPDLGLLPPQHFIPMAEETRLIIPLSKHILRIACEEAHAINKASGYPVRVAVNLSARQLDDNHFPEALQQLLEQTALPADLLQLEITESMVMDNPEQAVEIMNRLRAMGIRLDIDDFGTGYSSLAYLKRFPVYSLKIDRSFIQDIPTGPNDTAITQAIIAMAHSMGMRVVAEGVERREQAEALRQFGCDEYQGFYFSRPVPLTQLLDLLSNQKNWMQVMPASLKAS; encoded by the coding sequence ATGAAGCCACCTTCCCGGATTATCAGCGATCCATTGCGCCTGGCGCTCAATAGCGGGGGCCATGTCGCCTTTCACTGGGAAATCACTGGCAATTCGCTGCAGGTCAATGGTGAATTGCCCGCCTGCTTTGCGCACGTCGCCTTGCAGGGCATCGTCAAGGCTGGTGCCTTGCATGCATTGATCCATGAAGAAGATTTGCCGGCTGTGAAGCAGCAATGGACACAGTTGCTTCAGGGTACTTTAGCGCATCCGGAATCAGGGATGCAGGTCGACCTTCGCTTGCAAGACAGCAAAATCGGTTGGCGTTGGGTTTGCCTGTCCGGCCAGGTGGCGGAACGTGACGCCCAAGGGCAGGCGCTGCAGGCAGTCGGTGTCCTGACCGACATCATGGCCCGCAAGGCGCACGAGGAACGCATCGGCAGGCTGCGCGACCTGTATGCGGCACTGCGACAAACCAATCAGGCAATCCTCCATGCAGAAGACCGCGAAGCCCTGTTCAACCAGATTTGCCGTATCGCTGTGGAGCGCGGGGGCTTCCAGATGGCGATGGTGCGCCTGGTCGATCCGGCATCGCAGGAATTGATCCCCATTGCCGGCCACGGCACCAAGTTGCCGCAAGCGCCCATTGCGCGCATTTCCATCGATGCGGAAAAAGCGGAGGGCAAGGGTCCGGCCGGCATTTCCATCCGCGAACAGCGCCCGAGCATCTGCAACGATTTTTTAGCCGTGGGATTTCACGATGAATGGATCGCCCTGGCCAACAATGTCGGTTTTCGTTCTGTCGGCAGTTTCCCTTTCCGCCAGGACGACGAGATCATTGGCGCCCTGCTGCTGTATGCCGAAGAGAAGGATTATTTTGACCAGGAATTAATCGAACTCCTGGAAGAAATGACCAATGAAATTTCTTTCGCGCTGGACAATTTCGAGCAACAATCCCGCCGCACCGAAGTCGAAGCGGCGCTGGCCAACAGTGAGAAACTCAAGAACGCGATCCTGCAGGCATCACTGGACTGTATCGTTTCCTTCGATGAAGCCGGACACATCATCGATTTCAATCCGGCGGCCGAACGCACCTTTGGTCATGTGCGCGCCGATGTGATCGGCCAACCCCTGGTCGAACGCCTGCTCACGCCGGCCTCGGGCGAGCAATTCGAGCAGGGCATGGCAGACCTGCTGCAAAACAGCGACAGCCCACTGCATAAGCGGCGCATCGAACTCTGGGCCGTGCATGCCGAAGGCATGCCCTTCCCGGTCGAAGTCGCCGTCGCGCCGATCGCCCTGGACGATCGCCTGGTCTTTACCGCCTACATGCGCGATATCTCCGAATGGAAGCAAAGCCAGGCGATTCTGGCCGATAGCGAAGCCCGCTACCGGCAATTGATCGACTTGTCGCCGGAGGCAATTTTCGTGCACCAGCACGGCAAATTCGTACTGCTCAACCAGGCGTGCGTGCAATTATTCGGGGCCAGCCATTCCGGCGACCTGCTGGGACAGAGCGTACGGCCCTTCATGCACCCTGATTACAAGGAAATCAGCAAGAAGCGCGCACTGGCGCTGCCGATGGGTGAACTGATCACCGGCCAGGTCGAGGAAGTGTGGTTGAAGATCGATGGCACGCCTTTCCATGCCGAGGCGTCCGGTTCCAAATTCATCTATCTCGGTTCGCCAGCGGTACAAGTCGTCATGCGCGACATCAGTGCGCGCAAGCTGGCCGAGGCATTGCAAAGCGCACAGAATGAAATCCTAGGCATGATCGCCGGCGATGAAGCGCTGCCGGATATTCTCGCCACCTTGACGCGCCTGATCGAAGACCAATCCGAACGCGGCAAGTGCGCCATTGCACTCTTGAATGCCGCACGCACGCACCTGCATGCGGTGGTGGCGCCGGCGCTGCCGCGGGAACTGGTGGAAAGCATGACCGGGTTGGCGGTCGGCCCCTGCCATTCGTCGGCGGGAACCGCGGTGTTCCGGCGCGAACCGGTGCTGGCAGCCGACATCGCCACGGACCCGCTGTGGATCATGTGGCGCGACCAGACGCTGACGCACGGCTTGCAGGCATGCTCGGCCTGGCCTATTTTCGGCAAGAACAACAAGGTGCTGGGCGCGCTGTCACTGTATTACCGTGATCCTCACCTGCCCAGCGCAAAGGAACTGCAGGTCATCGAAATAGCCGCCAACCTGGCCGGCATCGCCATCGAAAACAAGGAAACCGAAGACCGCATCCGTTACCTCGCGCACTACGATGAAATGACGGCCTTGCCGAACCGGGCATTGTTCAACCAGATTCTCAATCACGCCATGAAGACGGCGCACCGGCGCCACCAGAAGCTCGCCGTAATGTTCGTCGACCTCGACCGTTTCAAGAACATCAATGACACGTTCGGGCATAGCGCAGGCGACCAGGCCTTGCAGGAATTCGCCGAGCGCATGCGCGGCTGCCTGCGTGAAAACGATACCGTAGCCCGCATGGGCGGCGATGAATTTTATGTGCTGATCGAAGAACTGGTGGATGGACAGATCGCTGCCGGCGTTGCCGAGAAAATTCTCGAGGAAGCCTCTCGCCCGTTTTATGTCGATGGCCAGGAATGCCACCTGTCGGCCAGCATCGGCATCGCGCTCTATCCTGACGACGGCGGCGATGCCATGGCGCTCTTGAAAAATTCCGACATAGCCATGTACCGCGCCAAGAGCGATGGCAAGAATGCCTACCGCTTTTATTCCGCCAGCAAAAACATGCACTCGGTGGAACGGCTGGCGCTTGAATCGCAATTACGCCGCGCCATCGACAACCACGAACTGGAACTGTACTACCAGCCGAAGGTGGATGTCTTCACCGGCCGCATCAATGGCGTCGAGGCGCTGGTGCGCTGGCACCATCCCGATCTCGGCTTGCTGCCGCCGCAGCACTTCATCCCGATGGCCGAAGAGACCCGCCTGATCATCCCGCTATCCAAACATATCCTGCGCATCGCCTGCGAGGAAGCACACGCCATCAACAAGGCCAGCGGCTACCCGGTGCGGGTCGCTGTCAACCTGTCCGCACGACAGCTCGACGACAACCACTTTCCCGAAGCCTTGCAGCAGCTGCTGGAACAGACGGCGCTGCCAGCCGACTTGCTGCAACTGGAAATCACGGAAAGCATGGTGATGGACAACCCCGAGCAAGCCGTGGAGATCATGAATCGCCTGCGCGCGATGGGCATCCGCCTCGACATTGACGACTTCGGCACAGGTTATTCATCGCTGGCGTACCTCAAGCGCTTCCCGGTTTACAGCCTGAAAATCGATCGCTCTTTCATTCAGGATATTCCGACCGGCCCCAACGATACGGCCATTACCCAGGCCATCATCGCCATGGCCCATTCCATGGGCATGCGCGTCGTGGCAGAAGGCGTGGAGAGGCGCGAGCAAGCCGAAGCCTTGCGCCAGTTCGGCTGCGACGAATACCAGGGCTTTTACTTCAGCCGACCTGTGCCGCTCACGCAGTTGCTGGATTTACTCAGCAACCAGAAGAACTGGATGCAAGTGATGCCCGCCAGCCTGAAAGCTTCCTGA
- a CDS encoding PHB depolymerase family esterase: protein MLLRKLTGLWGQGVQRWIKTQNKRNTKLATLLLAKPPTSRAPRPRRTRAVNVSSALSPSIPSTRRSHQQAGSVQGPGQWLKFSHPLSVLESGRPGATMNYWLYLPETPHVARLPLVVMLHGCAQTARQFAQSTRMNQVADKKGFAVLYPEQAASSNAGRCWRWYKKEVREGDAEVKSVVAIIQKVAEQYAMDRSRIYVAGISAGAAMAQIIAMNHPHLIAAVGMHSGAVFGAADTPMEGYSVMQNGAADSLRQTIRQAAARQVYLPAMPAFLIHGQEDSIVRPVNLAQLAEQFRELHHLAGYPRENMLVKISEKLASQRSGRPCKIYEYYCGKKKLLQICEVGELGHAWSGGDDAVNFSDSLGPDASRMMWDFFSRHQRALSAQETDATGPVRFNGTGGD, encoded by the coding sequence ATGTTACTAAGAAAGTTGACAGGCCTATGGGGCCAAGGCGTCCAGCGCTGGATCAAAACGCAAAACAAGCGTAATACCAAGCTTGCCACACTCTTGCTTGCCAAGCCACCAACAAGTCGTGCGCCTCGGCCGCGCCGAACACGGGCAGTCAACGTGTCGTCCGCGCTTTCACCATCCATACCGTCAACGCGGCGTTCGCACCAGCAAGCAGGCAGCGTGCAGGGCCCGGGCCAATGGTTGAAATTCAGCCATCCCTTGAGTGTTCTTGAGAGTGGCCGGCCGGGCGCTACCATGAACTATTGGCTATACCTGCCTGAGACGCCGCATGTCGCCCGCCTGCCGCTCGTGGTCATGCTGCATGGCTGCGCCCAGACCGCCCGGCAATTCGCGCAAAGTACGCGCATGAACCAGGTGGCTGACAAAAAGGGATTTGCCGTTCTTTATCCTGAGCAGGCTGCCAGCAGCAATGCCGGCCGATGCTGGCGCTGGTACAAGAAGGAAGTGCGCGAGGGAGACGCCGAAGTCAAATCTGTCGTGGCGATCATCCAGAAGGTGGCAGAGCAATATGCCATGGATCGCAGCAGGATCTATGTTGCTGGCATTTCGGCGGGTGCTGCCATGGCACAAATCATTGCCATGAACCATCCGCATTTGATTGCGGCGGTCGGCATGCATTCCGGTGCGGTGTTCGGCGCTGCCGACACCCCGATGGAAGGCTATTCTGTCATGCAAAATGGCGCTGCAGACAGCCTGCGCCAGACTATCCGCCAAGCTGCCGCCCGGCAGGTGTACTTGCCTGCCATGCCGGCATTTTTGATCCATGGGCAAGAAGACAGCATCGTGCGGCCGGTCAACCTTGCCCAACTTGCCGAACAATTCCGTGAGCTTCATCATCTTGCCGGGTACCCCCGCGAAAACATGCTGGTAAAAATTTCGGAGAAGCTGGCGAGCCAGCGCTCAGGCCGGCCGTGCAAGATTTACGAGTATTACTGCGGCAAGAAGAAATTGCTGCAGATTTGCGAAGTTGGCGAACTTGGTCACGCCTGGAGCGGCGGCGATGACGCGGTAAATTTCAGCGATAGTCTGGGCCCGGATGCGAGCCGCATGATGTGGGACTTTTTTTCCAGGCACCAGCGGGCCTTGAGCGCGCAGGAGACGGACGCCACCGGGCCTGTCAGGTTCAACGGTACCGGCGGCGACTAG
- a CDS encoding SirB2 family protein, with translation MSYLAIKHIHMTCAVISLLLFSLRGIWMLQESPLLQRRWVKIVPHAVDTLLLGSALVMVFWSGQYPFVQPWLTAKVIALVAYIVLGTIALKRGKTKAVRMTAFVAALAVFGYILKVALTRQP, from the coding sequence ATGAGCTACCTCGCCATCAAACACATCCACATGACTTGCGCAGTCATAAGCTTGCTGCTGTTTTCCTTGCGCGGCATCTGGATGCTGCAAGAATCGCCGCTGCTGCAGCGGCGATGGGTGAAGATCGTGCCGCATGCTGTCGACACGCTGCTGCTGGGGAGCGCGCTCGTCATGGTGTTCTGGAGCGGCCAGTACCCCTTCGTACAGCCATGGCTCACAGCCAAGGTGATCGCGCTCGTCGCCTATATCGTTCTGGGCACCATTGCCCTGAAACGCGGAAAAACCAAAGCGGTGCGAATGACCGCCTTTGTCGCGGCGCTGGCAGTATTTGGCTATATCCTCAAAGTCGCACTGACCCGCCAGCCCTGA
- a CDS encoding hemerythrin domain-containing protein — MHANGRSKSMPLDESGIKQLYPQLFSELDAMADASDAQFCVRYPQFVAELEHDFATEEQWMGELETGMLQQHRAEHAQLLRLLHHAQSRVMAGDCQLGRKILPLLSPWFAEHISAMDTVWAHAACRPSVPVESRA, encoded by the coding sequence ATGCATGCTAATGGCCGCTCAAAATCAATGCCACTGGACGAATCTGGCATTAAACAGCTTTACCCGCAATTATTTTCCGAACTGGACGCCATGGCAGACGCTTCAGATGCCCAGTTTTGCGTACGTTATCCGCAGTTCGTTGCTGAGCTGGAACATGATTTTGCAACCGAAGAACAATGGATGGGCGAACTGGAAACGGGCATGCTGCAGCAACATCGCGCCGAACATGCCCAGCTCCTGCGTTTGCTGCACCATGCCCAATCTCGTGTAATGGCAGGGGACTGCCAACTGGGGCGCAAGATTTTACCCTTGCTGTCTCCCTGGTTTGCGGAACATATTTCGGCGATGGATACCGTCTGGGCACATGCCGCATGCCGTCCCAGCGTGCCTGTTGAATCGCGAGCGTAA
- a CDS encoding RNA-binding S4 domain-containing protein encodes MQEIDFALEGDYIELNQLLKLAGLCDSGGAGKMLVASGEVAVDGQTELRKTCKIRAGQVITLGDVRIRVAST; translated from the coding sequence ATGCAGGAAATCGACTTTGCGCTGGAAGGCGACTACATCGAATTGAACCAGTTGCTCAAACTCGCCGGCCTGTGCGACAGCGGTGGCGCCGGCAAGATGCTGGTCGCCTCAGGCGAGGTTGCCGTCGATGGCCAAACCGAGCTGCGCAAGACCTGCAAGATCCGCGCTGGTCAGGTAATTACTCTGGGCGACGTGCGCATACGCGTTGCCAGCACCTGA
- a CDS encoding AI-2E family transporter, which translates to MQKNERLIERVIAVTAMASLIGGCLYILAPFFAPLLWAAIISFCTWPIYMRLVRLLRGERIAPAIFMVLLALLCGVGPLAFALFGLAGQTDEVRAIANRLIERGVPPLPEWIHGLPLVGARIQEFWNDLTHGGAEFAEFLRSRLAAPLGQWLLSLGAATGAGLLQLALSIIFSFFFYIGGHVALEWLLGGVRRIAGDRGPYLLQLAGGTVKGVVYGILGTALVQALLAGLGYWMAGVPGAGIWLLATFFLSVIPMAPALIWIPAAIWLYTQGALGWAIFLVLWNALVVGSVDNVIKPLMISKGGGLPFIVVLLGVLGGALAFGFLGVFIGPTMLAVGYSVLHDWTVGAQRRVEVT; encoded by the coding sequence ATGCAAAAGAATGAAAGATTGATCGAGCGCGTCATCGCGGTCACTGCAATGGCTTCACTGATCGGCGGCTGCCTGTATATTCTGGCGCCATTTTTCGCGCCGCTGCTCTGGGCGGCCATCATCAGCTTTTGCACGTGGCCGATTTATATGCGCCTGGTGCGCCTTTTGCGTGGCGAGCGCATCGCGCCAGCCATTTTCATGGTATTGCTGGCCCTGCTCTGCGGCGTCGGGCCACTTGCCTTTGCCCTGTTCGGCCTGGCCGGACAGACCGATGAAGTTCGCGCAATCGCCAACAGGCTGATTGAACGCGGCGTGCCGCCGTTGCCTGAATGGATCCACGGCCTGCCGCTGGTCGGCGCACGCATCCAGGAATTCTGGAACGACTTGACGCATGGCGGCGCCGAATTTGCCGAGTTCCTGCGCAGCCGCCTGGCCGCGCCACTGGGGCAATGGCTGCTGAGCCTGGGGGCGGCCACCGGCGCCGGCCTGCTGCAACTGGCACTGAGCATCATTTTTTCATTTTTCTTTTATATCGGCGGCCATGTCGCCCTGGAATGGCTGCTGGGCGGGGTACGCCGCATTGCCGGCGACCGCGGGCCCTACCTGCTGCAGCTGGCGGGCGGCACGGTCAAGGGCGTCGTCTATGGCATCCTCGGCACCGCCTTGGTCCAGGCCTTGCTGGCCGGACTCGGTTACTGGATGGCGGGCGTGCCGGGCGCCGGCATCTGGCTGCTGGCGACATTTTTTCTTTCAGTCATACCGATGGCGCCAGCCCTGATCTGGATACCGGCGGCGATCTGGCTCTACACTCAGGGCGCGCTGGGCTGGGCAATTTTCCTGGTGCTATGGAATGCGCTGGTCGTAGGCAGCGTGGATAATGTGATCAAACCACTCATGATCAGCAAGGGGGGCGGACTGCCATTCATCGTGGTGCTGCTCGGGGTGCTTGGTGGCGCCCTTGCCTTTGGCTTTCTGGGCGTCTTCATTGGCCCGACCATGCTGGCTGTCGGCTACTCCGTGCTGCACGACTGGACAGTCGGCGCGCAACGCCGCGTCGAAGTTACCTGA